A genomic window from Sphingobacterium spiritivorum includes:
- a CDS encoding NifU family protein has product MATINVYTESTPNPATMKFLVNKLLINGSLDYPNKEKAQESPFAFELFKFNFVTGVFFASNFVTITKSDDVEWSDIEAILKDFVKGAVESELAVKEVHHDEDTNFEGTEVEVKIQQVLHDYVRPAVEQDGGAIHYKSFDNGIVTVELRGSCSGCPSSTITLKSGIEGLLKRMVPEVEEVVAEAM; this is encoded by the coding sequence ATGGCAACCATAAACGTATATACAGAAAGTACTCCTAACCCGGCAACCATGAAATTTCTGGTCAATAAATTATTGATCAACGGAAGTCTGGATTACCCGAATAAAGAGAAAGCTCAGGAATCACCATTTGCATTTGAACTCTTCAAGTTCAACTTTGTAACCGGTGTATTTTTCGCAAGTAACTTCGTGACCATCACCAAATCAGACGATGTGGAATGGAGTGATATTGAAGCTATCCTCAAAGATTTTGTAAAAGGAGCAGTAGAGTCCGAACTGGCTGTAAAAGAAGTTCATCACGATGAGGACACTAATTTTGAAGGAACAGAAGTAGAAGTCAAGATCCAGCAGGTATTGCACGACTATGTACGTCCTGCAGTTGAACAGGATGGCGGAGCTATTCACTACAAATCATTTGATAACGGCATCGTAACAGTAGAACTGCGCGGGTCCTGCAGTGGATGTCCGTCTTCTACCATTACGCTGAAATCAGGTATTGAAGGCCTTCTGAAAAGAATGGTACCTGAAGTAGAAGAAGTCGTTGCTGAAGCCATGTAA
- a CDS encoding family 10 glycosylhydrolase, giving the protein MSNRRNFLKLAAGSVAALSLKPADVIAGISPQHSFSFDYWFWVRPNEKDSSATLKERYKSWKDAGVVGLLFENYSEKHFAIAKEQGLQTHRWMWTMNRGEKELLQAHPEWYAVSRSGKSCATDPAYVNYYRFLCPSHPDVPKYLEDKAREQLEKKDVDGLHLDYIRYPDVVLPVNLWQNYKLDQSSELPDYDFCYSKFSKDAFRKETGIDIDKLEYPAQSLSWRSFRYRQINNVVNRIAEVAKEYHKPLTAAVFPTPDLAKRIVRQDWTNWNLSAVFPMIYHGFYREPVSWIGEAVSEGVNTLHKKFPLYAGLYLPDFKDVHELETAIQLAKENGAAGVSLFGESEINADVLKAIKKIKFG; this is encoded by the coding sequence ATGAGTAACAGAAGAAATTTTTTAAAACTGGCTGCCGGAAGTGTTGCAGCGCTAAGTCTCAAACCTGCGGATGTGATAGCCGGAATATCTCCGCAGCATTCTTTCAGTTTTGACTACTGGTTTTGGGTGAGACCCAATGAAAAAGATAGCTCCGCAACGTTAAAAGAAAGATACAAATCGTGGAAAGATGCGGGAGTAGTCGGACTGCTTTTCGAGAATTATTCAGAAAAACATTTTGCAATAGCGAAAGAGCAGGGACTGCAGACCCATCGCTGGATGTGGACCATGAACAGAGGGGAGAAAGAATTACTGCAGGCTCATCCCGAGTGGTACGCAGTGTCCAGATCCGGAAAATCATGCGCTACCGATCCCGCCTATGTCAATTACTACCGCTTCCTCTGCCCCTCCCATCCGGATGTTCCCAAATATCTCGAAGACAAAGCCAGAGAGCAGCTGGAGAAAAAAGATGTAGACGGTCTGCACCTGGACTATATCCGCTATCCGGACGTGGTACTGCCGGTCAACCTCTGGCAAAACTACAAACTGGATCAAAGCAGCGAACTGCCGGACTATGACTTCTGTTACAGCAAATTCAGCAAAGATGCTTTCAGAAAAGAAACAGGAATCGACATCGATAAACTGGAATATCCGGCACAAAGCCTTTCCTGGCGCAGCTTTCGTTACCGACAGATCAATAATGTCGTAAACCGAATCGCTGAAGTCGCTAAGGAATACCATAAACCCCTGACTGCAGCCGTATTTCCTACGCCTGACCTGGCCAAACGCATCGTGCGTCAGGACTGGACCAACTGGAATCTGTCGGCCGTATTTCCGATGATCTATCACGGATTTTACCGGGAACCGGTATCCTGGATCGGGGAAGCCGTATCAGAAGGAGTGAATACACTGCATAAAAAGTTTCCGCTGTATGCAGGTCTCTATTTACCGGATTTCAAAGATGTACACGAACTGGAAACCGCTATTCAGCTGGCGAAAGAAAACGGTGCTGCAGGCGTATCCTTATTCGGTGAATCCGAAATTAATGCAGACGTTCTGAAAGCCATTAAAAAAATAAAATTCGGGTAA
- a CDS encoding sensor histidine kinase, with product MNGKLSRLILTFSTLFIVLIGIQVYFISNTYQLKRREIIEDVKQSLSSLEDDVDIFDKSLLKDDEAQEAVWKVEKKQWTENDLRSLYARKAKSVEAKLTRYVDSTFAEKGYKVGVMKEFVNVISRSTNQPLIQQPLLIYKTSTPVSKKYLLTSGKWETSYNSTTTTDNKKAKVSSQRKYSYHLLRKTYFEINNLKWVVFKDLLFLIITSLLILTAVLILFYLTYKNLLRQRKQIDVLHDMMDNISHELKTPIATLKIASKTLEHNTDPEVVQVIGRQVDRLENMLQPIMQQERREEQTYWTTADVKAFVSDFQMAHPMINLQVEQLFDQDLQLDKYDIETILTNLLNNSIKYGAKSVSLSFELNEGLVKIIVKDDGVGIDKVEQPYIFEKFYRIQKDNIHDTKGLGLGLYIVKQIVSKYKGEVTVFSELSKGAAFRISLPYEV from the coding sequence ATGAATGGAAAGCTTTCACGGTTAATTCTTACATTTTCAACACTTTTTATTGTGCTGATCGGGATACAGGTCTATTTTATCTCCAATACGTATCAGCTCAAGCGCAGAGAGATTATTGAGGACGTGAAGCAGAGTTTGTCCTCTCTGGAGGATGATGTGGATATCTTTGACAAGAGTCTGCTGAAGGATGATGAAGCACAGGAGGCTGTATGGAAAGTGGAGAAAAAACAATGGACTGAAAATGATTTGCGTAGCTTGTATGCCCGCAAGGCTAAATCTGTGGAAGCGAAGCTTACGCGGTATGTGGATAGTACTTTTGCAGAGAAGGGATATAAGGTCGGGGTGATGAAAGAATTCGTGAATGTGATTTCACGCAGTACTAATCAGCCTCTTATTCAACAGCCTCTCCTGATATACAAGACCAGTACACCGGTTTCTAAGAAATATCTGCTGACATCCGGTAAATGGGAGACCAGTTATAACTCGACTACGACTACGGACAATAAAAAGGCTAAGGTATCTTCCCAAAGAAAATACAGCTATCATCTGTTACGTAAGACGTATTTTGAGATCAATAATCTGAAATGGGTGGTTTTTAAAGACTTGTTGTTTTTGATTATTACATCGCTGTTGATTCTGACAGCGGTATTGATTTTATTCTATCTGACGTACAAAAATCTATTGCGTCAGCGAAAGCAGATTGATGTGCTTCATGATATGATGGACAATATTTCACATGAACTCAAAACACCTATTGCCACCCTCAAGATCGCATCAAAAACACTGGAGCACAATACCGACCCGGAAGTTGTGCAGGTCATCGGACGTCAGGTCGATCGTCTTGAAAATATGTTGCAGCCGATTATGCAACAGGAGAGAAGGGAAGAACAGACATACTGGACCACTGCTGATGTGAAGGCTTTTGTGAGTGATTTTCAGATGGCTCATCCGATGATCAATTTACAGGTGGAGCAGCTGTTTGATCAGGATCTGCAACTCGATAAATATGATATCGAAACTATTCTGACCAATCTTTTGAATAACAGTATAAAATATGGAGCGAAGTCTGTATCCTTATCTTTTGAGCTGAATGAAGGACTGGTCAAAATTATTGTAAAAGATGACGGAGTTGGGATTGATAAAGTAGAGCAGCCTTATATTTTTGAGAAGTTTTACCGTATCCAGAAAGACAATATTCATGATACCAAAGGATTGGGCTTAGGCTTATATATTGTCAAGCAGATTGTGAGTAAGTATAAAGGAGAGGTGACTGTTTTTAGTGAACTTAGCAAAGGTGCGGCATTCCGTATATCATTACCTTATGAAGTATAA
- a CDS encoding M48 family metallopeptidase yields MIKKILLTSCAVALLSSVSYGQFKLNSKTVGSATKAVKAVTLSNEDVVKYTKEYIKWMDENNPVAPDNDELAIRLKKLTSGLNNYDGLDLNFKVYLVRDVNAFACADGSVRVCAGLMQVMTDEEVLGVIGHEIGHVKNEDSKDAFRTALLTSALKDGVSSQGGTAAALSESQLGALSEQIANSSFSRKQESLADDYGYEFLKKQKSNPWYMAKAFEKLNELSGGEKQSATQKLMSSHPDTPKRVETMSKKAEKEGFKKPE; encoded by the coding sequence ATGATCAAAAAGATTTTATTAACCTCTTGTGCTGTGGCGTTGTTGTCATCAGTAAGTTATGGACAGTTTAAGCTGAATTCGAAGACAGTAGGTTCTGCGACTAAAGCGGTCAAAGCAGTGACCCTGAGCAACGAAGATGTTGTAAAATATACGAAAGAGTATATCAAATGGATGGATGAGAACAATCCGGTGGCTCCGGATAATGATGAGCTGGCTATCCGTTTGAAAAAACTGACTTCAGGATTGAACAATTACGATGGGCTTGACCTTAATTTTAAAGTATATCTGGTACGTGATGTGAATGCATTTGCCTGTGCTGATGGTAGTGTGAGGGTATGCGCGGGATTGATGCAGGTGATGACCGATGAGGAAGTATTGGGTGTAATTGGTCATGAGATCGGTCACGTGAAGAATGAAGATTCTAAAGATGCTTTCCGTACGGCTTTACTGACTTCGGCATTGAAGGATGGTGTATCTTCACAGGGGGGGACTGCAGCTGCGCTTTCTGAATCGCAACTGGGAGCTTTAAGTGAGCAGATCGCAAACTCAAGCTTTTCCCGTAAACAGGAATCTCTTGCTGATGACTATGGATACGAGTTTCTGAAAAAGCAGAAATCCAATCCGTGGTATATGGCTAAAGCTTTCGAAAAACTGAATGAACTGTCAGGTGGTGAGAAACAAAGTGCTACTCAGAAACTGATGTCTTCTCATCCGGATACACCTAAGCGTGTAGAGACGATGTCTAAAAAGGCGGAAAAAGAAGGATTCAAAAAGCCTGAATAA
- the purB gene encoding adenylosuccinate lyase: MALSSLTAVSPVDGRYYNATNELSAYFSEFALIKYRVLVEIEYFIALTGSGIPQLQHFDGSLNEKLRALYLDFTPEDAQWIKDKEKITNHDVKAVEYFIKDKFEQFGLHDSLEFIHFGLTSQDINNTAIPYSWKEAIEKSYTPAIQELVNELTALSKEWTAIPMLARTHGQPASPTKLGKEIKVFVERIEKQLQLLNVVPYSAKFGGATGNFNAHQIAYPNQNWVDFGNNFVNNILGLDRSQTTTQIEHYDNFAASCDALKRINNIIIDLCRDIWTYISMEYFKQKITAGQIGSSAMPHKVNPIDFENAEGNLGMANAIFEHLAAKLPISRLQRDLTDSTVLRNIGVPFAHTLIAIKSTLRGLRKLILNEKALQDDLNNNWAVVAEAIQTVLRREGYPQPYEALKDLTRTNTHVTQDTIAVFVENLNVSETVKAELKAISPSNYTGVEL, from the coding sequence ATGGCTTTATCTTCTCTAACAGCGGTGTCTCCTGTAGACGGCCGTTACTATAATGCGACCAACGAACTATCTGCATATTTTTCTGAATTTGCACTGATCAAATATCGTGTACTGGTAGAAATCGAATACTTTATTGCATTGACAGGATCCGGCATTCCACAGTTACAACACTTTGACGGATCATTAAATGAAAAATTAAGAGCGTTGTACCTAGACTTCACACCAGAAGATGCACAGTGGATCAAGGATAAAGAAAAAATCACCAACCATGATGTCAAAGCTGTAGAATACTTTATTAAAGACAAATTCGAGCAGTTCGGTCTGCATGATTCACTGGAATTTATACACTTTGGACTGACCTCTCAGGACATCAACAACACAGCCATTCCATATTCATGGAAAGAAGCAATCGAGAAAAGTTACACTCCTGCTATTCAGGAACTGGTAAATGAACTGACAGCCCTATCGAAAGAATGGACAGCTATTCCGATGCTGGCACGTACACACGGACAGCCGGCCTCTCCTACCAAACTGGGAAAAGAGATCAAAGTATTTGTAGAGCGTATAGAAAAACAACTTCAATTATTGAATGTGGTGCCGTATTCTGCTAAGTTCGGAGGAGCTACCGGTAATTTCAACGCACACCAGATCGCCTATCCTAACCAAAACTGGGTAGACTTCGGAAATAATTTTGTTAATAACATCTTAGGATTAGACCGTTCACAGACCACTACGCAGATCGAGCATTACGACAATTTTGCTGCAAGCTGCGATGCGCTGAAACGTATCAATAATATTATCATCGATCTGTGCAGAGATATCTGGACATATATTTCGATGGAATATTTCAAACAAAAGATTACCGCCGGACAGATTGGTTCTTCGGCTATGCCTCATAAAGTAAATCCTATTGACTTTGAAAATGCGGAAGGTAATCTGGGCATGGCTAATGCCATCTTTGAACATCTGGCAGCAAAACTCCCGATTTCACGTCTCCAACGCGATCTGACAGACTCAACGGTATTACGTAATATCGGAGTTCCGTTTGCACACACCCTTATCGCAATCAAATCTACATTGAGAGGTTTACGTAAACTGATCTTAAATGAGAAAGCGTTACAGGATGATCTCAACAACAACTGGGCTGTAGTAGCAGAAGCGATACAGACAGTACTTCGCCGCGAAGGATATCCGCAGCCGTACGAAGCACTGAAAGATCTCACACGTACAAATACACACGTAACACAAGACACCATTGCTGTATTTGTAGAGAACCTCAATGTCAGTGAAACTGTAAAAGCTGAGTTAAAAGCGATTTCGCCATCAAACTATACCGGAGTAGAACTGTAA
- a CDS encoding acyl-CoA dehydrogenase family protein, translating to MFDKIKNMMGLMKSIDLEQIEKISKKIDLKQVMEAISKMDDKQLQAVTKMLTGGGKKKELPPINGDFYDIDAKLGPEDRALQLKVRSFMETEIKPIVNNYWLRDEFPFEIIPKFAALNIAGYTYEGYGCAGGTSLMEGVVAAEIARVDASIATFFGVQSGLAMGSIYICGSEEQKQEWLPKMQKMEVIGAFGLTEPEVGSGAAGGLTTTCQKTEQGWVLNGQKKWIGNSTFSDITIVWARDLDDGEVKGFIIRKDTPGFEVEKIKGKMALRIVQNGLITMTNCVVAESDRLQNANSFKDTAKVLQMTRAGVAWMAVGCARGAYENALDYTRQRKQFGKPIAAFQLIQNHLVEMLSNLTAMQTLVFRLSELQDAGQLKDEHASLAKVFCSLRTRDIVSKAREVMGGNGILLEYNVARFLADAEAIYSYEGTKEINSLIVGRSITGFSAFV from the coding sequence ATGTTTGATAAAATAAAAAATATGATGGGCCTGATGAAGTCTATCGATCTGGAACAAATTGAAAAGATATCAAAGAAGATAGATCTGAAACAGGTTATGGAGGCGATCTCTAAAATGGATGATAAGCAATTGCAGGCTGTAACCAAAATGCTGACCGGAGGTGGTAAGAAGAAGGAGTTACCGCCTATAAATGGTGATTTCTATGATATTGATGCCAAATTAGGTCCTGAGGATCGTGCACTTCAGTTGAAAGTGCGTTCTTTTATGGAGACAGAGATCAAGCCAATTGTCAACAATTACTGGTTAAGAGATGAATTTCCTTTTGAGATCATTCCCAAGTTTGCCGCTCTGAATATCGCCGGATATACCTATGAAGGATATGGCTGTGCCGGAGGAACTTCCCTTATGGAAGGTGTCGTTGCTGCTGAGATCGCTCGCGTAGATGCTTCTATTGCTACTTTTTTCGGGGTGCAGAGTGGTCTCGCTATGGGATCAATTTATATCTGTGGTTCAGAGGAACAGAAACAGGAATGGCTGCCGAAGATGCAGAAGATGGAAGTGATTGGTGCGTTTGGCCTGACGGAGCCGGAAGTAGGGTCGGGAGCTGCGGGCGGTCTGACTACAACCTGCCAGAAGACAGAACAGGGCTGGGTACTCAACGGACAGAAAAAGTGGATCGGTAATTCTACCTTTTCGGATATTACGATTGTGTGGGCCCGTGATCTGGATGACGGAGAAGTCAAAGGGTTTATTATACGGAAGGATACACCCGGATTTGAAGTAGAGAAGATAAAGGGGAAAATGGCGTTGCGTATTGTACAGAATGGCTTGATCACGATGACAAATTGTGTGGTAGCAGAATCTGACCGTTTACAGAATGCCAATTCTTTTAAAGATACGGCTAAGGTGTTGCAGATGACACGTGCCGGTGTGGCCTGGATGGCTGTAGGTTGTGCGCGTGGTGCATATGAAAATGCGCTGGACTACACGCGTCAGCGCAAACAGTTTGGTAAACCTATTGCCGCATTTCAGCTTATTCAGAATCATCTGGTGGAAATGCTTTCCAATCTTACCGCGATGCAGACACTTGTATTCCGGTTGTCTGAATTACAGGATGCCGGACAGCTAAAAGATGAACATGCTTCTCTCGCAAAAGTCTTCTGTTCGCTCCGGACACGAGATATCGTTTCCAAGGCCCGGGAAGTAATGGGAGGAAATGGTATTTTATTAGAATATAATGTGGCCCGTTTTCTGGCTGATGCTGAGGCTATTTATTCGTACGAAGGTACCAAAGAGATCAATTCTCTGATCGTCGGAAGAAGTATTACGGGGTTCAGTGCATTTGTTTAG
- a CDS encoding response regulator transcription factor, producing MKYNILLVEDDEDFGFMLKQYLELSGLEVRLIAHPQEVETLLDQDFTFHLAILDVMMPYMSGFTLAQKILSRYPGFPFIFLTAKDQKIDKLTGLKIGADDYITKPCDPEELVLRIQNIVRRSQPVLPVAEVKIGTYVFDRSNFLLIHPQETFRLTEREVNLLSYLWSQNRQLVTREQILEQVWGTTDFFTGRSMDVFISRLRKYLSHDPALQINSVRGIGFDVRL from the coding sequence ATGAAGTATAATATTTTATTAGTCGAAGACGATGAGGATTTTGGCTTTATGCTGAAGCAGTATCTGGAACTTTCGGGGCTGGAGGTAAGGCTGATTGCCCATCCGCAGGAAGTGGAGACATTGCTGGACCAGGATTTTACCTTTCACCTCGCTATTCTGGATGTAATGATGCCCTATATGAGTGGCTTTACACTGGCGCAAAAGATTCTTTCCCGGTATCCGGGATTTCCATTTATCTTTCTGACTGCTAAGGATCAGAAGATAGATAAGCTTACGGGGCTCAAGATCGGAGCGGATGATTATATTACAAAGCCTTGTGATCCGGAAGAGCTCGTTCTTCGTATTCAGAATATTGTCCGTCGCAGTCAGCCGGTATTGCCTGTAGCTGAAGTCAAAATCGGAACGTATGTATTTGACCGGTCTAATTTTCTGTTGATCCATCCGCAGGAAACTTTCCGGCTGACCGAACGCGAGGTCAATCTGCTCTCGTATCTATGGAGTCAGAACAGACAATTGGTGACGCGTGAGCAGATACTGGAACAGGTCTGGGGAACTACCGATTTTTTTACAGGGAGAAGTATGGATGTATTTATCAGCCGATTGCGCAAGTATCTGAGCCATGATCCCGCATTACAGATTAACTCGGTACGGGGAATAGGCTTTGATGTCAGGTTATAA
- the yidC gene encoding membrane protein insertase YidC: MDRNTLIGLILIFAILGGSFYLMKPSESEIKQEQRLQDSLKRVKEGLPPVADTTKTPAKTAVNTNQVDSAELKKPFGAAKYGEEKIITLQNEKIIAKITSKGGRVKSVELKNEKNFDGSPLILFDGNNNRFGLMFNAAGQNISTNNLNFQTTDADVSISKGDSKTVKFRLSYNDAQYIEYTYTLKGDDYNLGLDINAVGLQNLIPQDQKTILLDWGAVLYQKEKNVKGERDKSSIYYKTAENNVDHLKESGDDDDQLDKRLTWIAFKQHYFSSILTSKTGFASADLDVKTAAEADIVKLYSAKAKLDFSNQKDNQYSFNFFFGPNKYNILKAQNDGSNSIINMGWGPMRWINQWITVPVFNFLDGFHMSYGIVILILTILLKGVLFPLTYKSYQSMAKMRVLKPQLDEIKAKVGEDNAVLLQQEQMKLYKQAGVNPLGGCLPLVLQMPFTIAFFYFFPNLFELRGESFLWVKDLSTYDSPITFPAIFGIDHVSLMCVLMTLTTLLTTWYNNATSGATGQMKYIGYFMPLIFFFVLNSFPAGLNYYYFLGAVFTFLTQLLIRSFVDDDKILAKIEENKKRPESEKKKSSFQSKMEEMMRQQQAQKNKK; the protein is encoded by the coding sequence ATGGATAGAAATACCCTAATTGGTTTAATCCTGATCTTCGCCATCTTAGGTGGATCATTTTATTTAATGAAACCCTCAGAATCGGAGATTAAACAAGAACAAAGACTGCAAGACTCGCTGAAAAGAGTCAAAGAAGGCTTACCTCCGGTAGCTGACACAACAAAAACTCCGGCAAAAACTGCTGTTAATACCAATCAGGTAGATTCAGCCGAACTGAAAAAACCTTTCGGAGCTGCAAAATACGGTGAAGAAAAAATCATCACCCTGCAAAATGAAAAGATCATTGCAAAGATCACCTCTAAAGGTGGTCGTGTAAAATCTGTTGAGCTCAAAAACGAAAAGAACTTCGACGGATCTCCGTTAATCCTGTTTGACGGGAATAACAACAGATTTGGTCTGATGTTCAACGCTGCCGGTCAGAATATCTCTACCAACAATCTTAATTTCCAGACGACAGATGCAGATGTATCGATAAGCAAAGGAGATTCAAAGACAGTGAAGTTCAGACTGAGCTATAACGATGCGCAATATATCGAGTATACCTATACATTGAAAGGCGATGATTACAACCTGGGACTGGATATCAATGCCGTAGGTTTGCAGAACCTGATCCCTCAGGATCAAAAAACAATCCTTCTGGACTGGGGAGCTGTATTGTATCAGAAAGAGAAAAATGTAAAAGGAGAGCGTGATAAGTCCTCTATCTATTACAAAACTGCAGAAAATAATGTAGATCACTTAAAAGAATCCGGTGATGATGATGACCAGCTGGACAAACGATTAACATGGATCGCATTCAAGCAACATTATTTTTCAAGCATTCTGACCAGCAAGACAGGTTTTGCCTCTGCTGATCTGGATGTGAAAACCGCTGCTGAAGCAGATATCGTAAAATTATACAGTGCTAAAGCGAAACTTGATTTTTCAAACCAGAAAGACAACCAGTATTCTTTTAATTTCTTCTTTGGTCCGAACAAATACAATATCCTGAAAGCCCAGAATGACGGTTCAAACAGTATCATCAACATGGGCTGGGGCCCGATGCGCTGGATTAACCAGTGGATCACGGTTCCGGTGTTCAACTTTCTGGACGGATTCCACATGAGCTATGGTATTGTTATCCTGATTCTGACGATCCTGTTGAAAGGTGTCTTATTCCCGCTGACGTACAAGTCATACCAGTCTATGGCCAAAATGCGTGTATTGAAGCCTCAACTGGATGAAATAAAAGCCAAAGTAGGTGAAGATAATGCCGTATTGCTGCAACAGGAGCAGATGAAACTGTATAAACAGGCCGGTGTAAATCCATTGGGGGGATGTCTCCCGCTGGTACTGCAGATGCCATTTACCATTGCCTTTTTCTACTTCTTCCCGAATCTATTCGAATTAAGAGGAGAAAGCTTCCTGTGGGTAAAAGATTTGTCAACCTACGATTCGCCGATCACATTCCCGGCAATCTTCGGTATCGATCACGTCTCTTTAATGTGTGTGCTCATGACATTGACGACCCTACTGACTACCTGGTACAATAATGCAACATCCGGAGCGACCGGACAGATGAAATATATCGGATACTTTATGCCGCTGATCTTCTTCTTCGTCCTGAACAGCTTCCCGGCAGGTCTTAACTACTACTACTTCTTAGGTGCGGTATTTACATTCCTGACGCAATTATTGATTCGTTCATTCGTAGATGATGATAAAATTCTGGCGAAGATCGAAGAGAATAAAAAGAGACCGGAGTCTGAAAAGAAAAAATCATCTTTCCAATCTAAAATGGAAGAAATGATGAGACAACAACAGGCACAGAAAAATAAAAAATAG
- a CDS encoding CTP synthase — protein MTKYIFVTGGVTSSLGKGIIAASLAKLLQARGYKVTIQKFDPYINIDPGTLNPYEHGECYVTEDGAETDLDLGHYERFLNVATSQANNVTTGRIYQHVIQKEREGAYLGKTVQVIPHITDEIKRRMQLLGETGEYDIVITELGGTVGDIESLPFIEAVRQLRWELGNNDSLVIHLTLVPYLAAAGELKTKPTQHSVKTLLEYGVQPDILVCRTEHTLSQDIRKKLALFCNVNINAVVESIDASTIYDVPLLMLKEQLDKTVLTKLKLSTKNEPDLTNWKTFLGKLKNPTNEVNIALVGKYIELPDAYKSISEAFIHAGASNECKVKVHYIAAESVAPENVKDKLKAMDGVLVAPGFGERGLEGKLTTIQYVRENNIPFFGICLGMQCSVIEFGRNVLGLKGANSFEMDESTPYPVINLMEEQKNIKNMGGTMRLGAYDCEIKKGTKAFGIYGKAKISERHRHRYEFNNAYLEQYEKAGMIASGFNPKTGLVEIVELKNHPFFVAGQFHPELKSTVANPHPLFVSFVAASLAGKKAKATK, from the coding sequence ATGACTAAATATATTTTTGTTACGGGCGGCGTTACTTCGTCGTTAGGGAAAGGCATTATTGCAGCTTCTCTTGCCAAGCTTCTCCAGGCACGTGGCTATAAGGTTACCATCCAGAAATTTGATCCTTACATTAACATCGATCCGGGAACATTGAATCCGTACGAACATGGTGAATGTTATGTTACCGAAGACGGTGCAGAAACAGATCTTGACCTCGGACACTACGAGCGTTTTCTGAATGTAGCAACTTCTCAGGCTAACAACGTCACGACTGGTAGAATATATCAGCATGTCATTCAAAAAGAACGTGAAGGCGCCTATCTGGGTAAAACTGTACAGGTAATCCCGCATATCACGGATGAGATCAAACGTCGTATGCAACTGCTGGGTGAAACCGGTGAATACGATATCGTGATCACAGAGCTGGGCGGAACAGTAGGTGATATCGAATCGCTGCCGTTTATTGAAGCTGTACGTCAGTTAAGATGGGAATTGGGCAATAATGATTCTCTGGTCATCCACCTGACACTGGTACCTTACCTTGCAGCAGCAGGTGAGCTCAAAACAAAACCAACACAACACTCGGTAAAAACATTGCTGGAATATGGGGTTCAACCCGACATTCTGGTATGCCGTACCGAACATACTCTTTCACAGGATATCCGTAAGAAACTGGCGCTGTTCTGTAATGTAAATATCAATGCCGTAGTCGAATCTATCGACGCATCTACAATCTATGATGTGCCGTTGTTGATGCTGAAAGAACAGCTGGACAAAACGGTATTGACGAAATTGAAACTTTCCACCAAAAATGAACCGGATTTGACGAACTGGAAAACATTCCTTGGTAAACTGAAAAATCCTACAAACGAAGTAAATATTGCACTGGTAGGTAAATATATCGAATTGCCGGACGCATACAAATCCATTTCGGAAGCCTTTATCCATGCCGGAGCAAGCAATGAATGTAAAGTAAAAGTACATTATATCGCTGCTGAAAGTGTTGCTCCTGAAAATGTGAAGGACAAACTAAAAGCTATGGATGGCGTATTAGTCGCTCCGGGATTCGGAGAACGCGGACTGGAAGGTAAGCTGACGACGATCCAGTATGTGAGAGAAAACAACATTCCTTTCTTCGGAATCTGTCTGGGTATGCAATGCTCAGTGATTGAATTCGGACGTAATGTATTGGGTCTGAAAGGAGCAAACAGCTTTGAAATGGACGAAAGCACGCCTTATCCGGTGATCAACCTGATGGAAGAACAGAAAAACATCAAAAACATGGGAGGAACCATGAGATTAGGTGCATATGACTGTGAAATCAAAAAAGGAACAAAAGCATTCGGTATCTACGGAAAAGCAAAAATATCTGAAAGACACCGTCACCGTTACGAATTCAATAATGCGTATCTGGAGCAATATGAAAAAGCCGGTATGATCGCTTCAGGCTTTAATCCGAAAACCGGTCTTGTAGAAATAGTCGAGCTGAAAAACCATCCTTTTTTCGTGGCCGGACAATTTCATCCAGAATTAAAGTCAACTGTTGCAAATCCTCACCCACTTTTTGTTAGCTTTGTAGCCGCTTCTCTGGCAGGCAAAAAAGCGAAAGCAACAAAATAA